From the genome of Thalassoglobus sp. JC818:
ACCATTCGCAGATTATGAATACGATGATTCGGTTCTATTCAGAAGCAGTCGAGTCGGAGAAAAAACAGGCGATGGCGTTCGAATTGTCTCAGTTTGACAAGAAACTCCTCAAGTACTCGAAGTTATTCCGGGAGCGATTCATGAACATTCATGTCTCACTGGGAGTGAATGACGCACTCGACTTGTGCTGGCAAACACTCGCGGAGTGTTTTGAGCCCAGAGAATTGCTGATGAAACAACATCTGGTCGACATGTATTTCCCTAGGGCGGAGGACAAGGAGAAGCAATAGCTGCAATGAGCACATTCAAGTCTCGGTCAGCCACAACGCTGCACTGAGTTGAATACAATCTCACGTGTATTGAATTTCTGTGCTGTCTTTTGGTTACTTCGTGGAAAGTTGCAGTTGATCGATGGCGAAATTAAAACTCAGCAAAAACTCGCTTCAGCAACAACAGCAACAGTTAAAGCTGTACAAGAAACTTCTGCCGTCACTCGATCTAAAACGTCGTCAGCTCTCCGTTGAAGCCAAGAAAGCCCGGGTCGACCATGAGAAGACGATTGATGCATTGGAGCAACTCGAGGTCGAAACGAGCCGCGATCTCCCGATGATCGCTGATGACTCTTTTGATTACACACGTCTTGTTCATCTCAAAGGTCATGTTGTGGGTGAAGACAACGTCGTCGGTACTCGGCTTCCGGTTCTTCAGAGTGTCGACCTCGAGATTGCAGGGTATTCGAAAATGGCGACACCTGCCTGGTTTGACGTGCTCGTGGATCGGTTGAAACAGGCTGTGGAACTAAAGCTTCGAGCACGTGTCGAGGAAAAACGTCTCGAGATTCTCAACCACGCTGTTCGCCGGATCACGCAGCGTGTGAATCTCTTTGAGAAAATCCTCATCCCCACGGCTGAGAAGAACATCCAGCGGATTCGGATCTATCTCAACGATGCCGAGCGAGCATCTGTTGTCACCTCGAAACTGGCGAAAGCAAAGCAACAGGCAACTGGAGCGGGATACAGCTTTGAGGAGGATCAAAGATGAGCATCGTTCCATTGTCACATGTCACGATCTTTGGTTTTCAGAAAGACAAAGAACGTCTGCTCGATCGTCTGCAGGAATTTGGCAAGTTAGAAATCATCCCGTTTAGAAGCCAGGATGGCCTCGAATTCAAAGGGCCGACGAACAATTCTCGCAAAGCGTTAAAGTTTCTACTTACAACGCCGCAGCATCGTCGGCAGATCAGCGACCCGAAACTATTCGATCCAGCAGGCATCGAGAAACAGGCACTTGAGCTAGAGTCGCAGCTGTACGATCTTCGCTACGAACGCGATGAAGTAAAGCAGCGAATCGAGGAGCTTCGTCCGTTTGGAGAATTTGCATTTGCATCGCCAGACGAGATGGCGGGTCTCAAGCTGTGGTTTTATGTCGTCCCGAGTCGCGAAGCATCGGAGTTGAAAGAGACCGGTTTTCTGAACAGGGCAGGGGAGAAGCTCCCTTGGAGAATCGTTTCGACGAGTCGGCAAATGAGTTACGTCGTGGTGGTCGCTGATCAGAAACCCGTTGAGTTTGTGGGGGAACGAATTGAAACCGACTCGCGCTCGCCGCAACAGTTGCGGAATCGTCTTGGCGAAGTCGAAGTCGAAATCGAAAACTGCATGGTGGAACGAACTCGCCTCACCATGTGGTGCCGATTGTTTGCACGGAGCCTTAATGACCTGGAAGACTCCGCCGCTCGTCAACGTGCCGCAGCACTGACTTGCGACAGTGATCCGATCTTCGCAGTCGAAGCCTGGGTACCAGAGGAACATGTTGCAGAACTCACTTCTGATTCACAAAAGAATGGATTCGTCTGTGAAAGTCGAGCTCCACGGCGAGATGAAAATCCGCCGACCTTAATGCGAAACACGCCGAGAACCGAAGTCGGTGAAGATCTGGTTTCATTCTACATGACTCCCGGATATTGGACGTGGGACCCGTCTGCGTTGGTGCTTGTTTCGTTTGCGATTTTCTTCGCGATGATTCTGGCAGACGCTGCCTATTCGCTGATTATCTTACTGGCCCTCGCTTTCTTCTGGAAACGCCTCGGAAAGTCCCCCACTGGATGCCGGTTCCGTCCGATGCTAGTCCTGATCTCCGTGGCTTCGCTCATCTATGGAGTGTTCGTCGGAAGCTATTTTGGAGTCACACCGGCTGAAGGCTCTTTGTTGAGTCACCTTCATTTCTTGGATATGAATAACTCTACGATGATGATGGGCCTGTCGATTTTAGTCGGAGCAGTGCATGTCATCCTCGCCAACATTATGGATGCACGACGTCATTCAAATTGGACGGACCGCTTGTGTTCTCTGGGCTGGGCAGTGGCAATCTCAGGCGGATTGATTTTTGCGGCAAGCAAAATCGATGAGAAGTTTAGTGCTTTGGGAACAGTCGGGACCGCAGCTATGGTTCTTGGGCTGTTGTTCGTCGTGCTTTATACCGCTCCATACGAAAAGCCTCACCGTCGACTTCTTTATGGAACTCTGGGGCTTGCGAAAGTCTCCGCCGCGTTTGGGGACATTTTGAGTTATTTGCGACTCTTTGCCTTGGGGCTGGCCTCCGCTTCGTTGGCGACCGCTTTCAATGATATGGCTTCGGGTGTTCGTGAAGCGGTTCCGAGTCTGGGGCTTTTTCTTGCGTTGCTGATTTTGTTGTTCGGCCATTCATTGAACATGCTGCTGGGGGTCTCCAGCGGTGTGATTCACGGGCTGCGACTCAATGTGATTGAGTTTTTTAACTGGGGACTGAAGGAAGAGGGGCAAACCTTCGCTCCGTTTCGACGAAAGGACGGATCATTATGGAAATGACGATGCTGGTTCTCGGTTGGATCGGCTTGTACTCGCCACTGGCGCTCGGGGCGATCGGCAGCATGATCGGCTGTCTTCGGGGCGGGATGGCCGCCTGCGGAGCCATGCTCGAAGTCGAGAGAGGTTATGGACGGTTCGTTGGCGTGGCAGCGATGCCGTCGTCGCAAACCATTTACGGAATCGTGGTGACGATGACGTTGCCTGCCGCGATCACCCCCGAGAATTCTCCCGGAATTTTCGTGTTGGGAGTCATGTGCGGAGCGGCCTTGACGTGCAGTGCGATGGCACAGGGGGCAGCATGTGCATCAGCCATCAATGCCTCCAAGAGCAAACCGGAAGTGTTTGGTGTCTCTCTTGCTCCTGCAGCGCTCATCGAGGGTTTCGCAGTGTTCGCGTTTGTGTTCGCACTCGTTCTGGCTGGACGACTGCCTCAGTAATCGCATGCGAGTCATGGTCAGATCGGAGTCGGAAAACTCCACTGTTTGAAAAGGAAGCAACGATGGAAGATCGCGAAGAATCATCTTCCGGTATTCAGGAACTCATTGACAGTATTCGGGATCAGGGCGTCAATGCTGCTCAATCTGAGGCCGATCAACTTCTCCGAGACGCTCGTCAGCGGGCGAACGAAATTGTTTCGAAGGCCAAAACCGAAGCCGAAGAGACTCGGTCGAAAGCGTTTGCAGAGATTGAAGCCCATCGGCAGGCATCGTTGGACGCACTCCAACTTGCAGCGCGAGACACAACGCTGGAACTCAAAGCTCGCGTGACGAAACGCTTCGAAGAGTTCGTCGAACGTCTGGTTGTCTCGGCGACACACGACAAGGACCTGATCCGAAACATTGTGCTCGTTCTGGCTGGTCGCGCCGTTGATGAAGTCATTCAGGACAAAGACATGATCGTGAAAGTTTCGAAAGCGTTGGATGGCGAGAACACTCTCGAAGAAGATGGCCACCGGACGGCGCTCGCTTTGACGAGCGACATGTTACGGGAAGGAATAGAAATCGTTTCGGACTCAGAAGTCGAAGGTGGCGTTCGTGTTCATTTGGTAGACGATAATCTCGAGATCGACCTGTCCGATCGGGCGGTTTCACGATTGATTGCCGACCGACTCATTCCACGTTTTCATTCGATCATGCCAGACGAAGATTACCCGTAGATGTAACTCATCACTGCTCATGAGAAGACTGATGTCTTACAAACCTTACAACTTGGATGGCAAACGCTACGTGCTCGGAGGAACAGAGCATGTACTATGATCTCGTATGCAGCTTACCGCACCTCGTCCATTTCGAACGAGTGCGTCGATTGCCAATCACTCCGCAGCGATTGAAAGAGCGGTTGCGTGGTTTGCGTCCGGAACATGCTTCCAAATTGAATGAAGCGTTAATGTTATTACGCTGGCGTCCTTTGAGTTTAAACTCAGCGAACGATGCATCCTGGGCTGAGTCATGTGAGAAGTTCTTGAACTCATGTCGAATCGAATCGCTGACAAGCTATGTCCAGTATCGCATCACACAGCAAGTTCTCGTCGCTGCGCTGCGATTAAAACGTGATGGCTTGGAGTGGCATGAAACCCCCGTTTTCGAAGGGGAATTGGGCCTAGAGCAGCATCTACGGAGACGCTGGAATGCTTCGTACTTCGGGCTTGAGTACGTCTATCCGTGGATTCCGGAGGTCCAGGCGAATCTAGCGGAAGTGAAACCACTCAACCTCGAAAAAACTCTGATGAATCTGAACTGGAAGTGGCTTTCCGAATACGCCGGTGCCCCGACGTTTCAATTCGATGATGTGATGGCGTACGTCTTCAAGTGGGACATTCTCAGGTCCTGGCTGGCGCACGATACGGAGCGAGCCCAAACTAAATTCGCAGAAATTGTAAATCAGGTGGCAGATGTCCATTCCACAGAGCAAGAGTAAAGCTCCGACCGTCGCAACCGTTGTTCAAGTTCGCGAGAGTTTGGTCCTCATCGAGATCGGTGAAGATCAGGCAGTCCGCAAGAACGAAGTTGGATACATTTGCGTCGGAGATGAGCGACTCAAGTCCGAGGTACTGCGAATTCGTGGAAG
Proteins encoded in this window:
- a CDS encoding ATPase V; its protein translation is MSIVPLSHVTIFGFQKDKERLLDRLQEFGKLEIIPFRSQDGLEFKGPTNNSRKALKFLLTTPQHRRQISDPKLFDPAGIEKQALELESQLYDLRYERDEVKQRIEELRPFGEFAFASPDEMAGLKLWFYVVPSREASELKETGFLNRAGEKLPWRIVSTSRQMSYVVVVADQKPVEFVGERIETDSRSPQQLRNRLGEVEVEIENCMVERTRLTMWCRLFARSLNDLEDSAARQRAAALTCDSDPIFAVEAWVPEEHVAELTSDSQKNGFVCESRAPRRDENPPTLMRNTPRTEVGEDLVSFYMTPGYWTWDPSALVLVSFAIFFAMILADAAYSLIILLALAFFWKRLGKSPTGCRFRPMLVLISVASLIYGVFVGSYFGVTPAEGSLLSHLHFLDMNNSTMMMGLSILVGAVHVILANIMDARRHSNWTDRLCSLGWAVAISGGLIFAASKIDEKFSALGTVGTAAMVLGLLFVVLYTAPYEKPHRRLLYGTLGLAKVSAAFGDILSYLRLFALGLASASLATAFNDMASGVREAVPSLGLFLALLILLFGHSLNMLLGVSSGVIHGLRLNVIEFFNWGLKEEGQTFAPFRRKDGSLWK
- a CDS encoding ATP synthase subunit C, with product MEMTMLVLGWIGLYSPLALGAIGSMIGCLRGGMAACGAMLEVERGYGRFVGVAAMPSSQTIYGIVVTMTLPAAITPENSPGIFVLGVMCGAALTCSAMAQGAACASAINASKSKPEVFGVSLAPAALIEGFAVFAFVFALVLAGRLPQ
- a CDS encoding V-type ATP synthase subunit D, which produces MAKLKLSKNSLQQQQQQLKLYKKLLPSLDLKRRQLSVEAKKARVDHEKTIDALEQLEVETSRDLPMIADDSFDYTRLVHLKGHVVGEDNVVGTRLPVLQSVDLEIAGYSKMATPAWFDVLVDRLKQAVELKLRARVEEKRLEILNHAVRRITQRVNLFEKILIPTAEKNIQRIRIYLNDAERASVVTSKLAKAKQQATGAGYSFEEDQR
- a CDS encoding DUF2764 family protein yields the protein MYYDLVCSLPHLVHFERVRRLPITPQRLKERLRGLRPEHASKLNEALMLLRWRPLSLNSANDASWAESCEKFLNSCRIESLTSYVQYRITQQVLVAALRLKRDGLEWHETPVFEGELGLEQHLRRRWNASYFGLEYVYPWIPEVQANLAEVKPLNLEKTLMNLNWKWLSEYAGAPTFQFDDVMAYVFKWDILRSWLAHDTERAQTKFAEIVNQVADVHSTEQE